The genome window CGGCTTTGTCGTCCCTCGTAAGTCTAGAGCATGTATGAAAAAAAGATCAATTACTAATATCGACATAGAATACTTCATTGATGTCCAGGACACAGGCCGACTTCATGTTGCAGCTGCTGTCTTCGATCATGTCAAGGAACAGCGTATTTTTGGTTTCGCCGGTCGCTTCAGTTGGGACGCTATCCTCGATATTCTCAGAAAGAACTTTCCCAACAGAACATTCCCAGAGAATTTCTCAGGCGGAGAGGACCCCAATGAGATCGAGCCGAGAGATAAGGCTGAGCAGCTTCTGAAGGAGCTCGGTCGGCCTGGTTGGACAAGCTTGGAGGAGTCTATTTTGTCTAACGTGGAAGCGGTTGCAAAGGCCGAGGAGGATCCTAAACTTTAGTAATTTCCAGGATTTAACGAAAGCCACGCCACCAGCCTCACTGCCATTCATAAGTAACAGTGGCGATACATTATGATAAAGAAAccaaataaaaagttatgaCCGATCAACACCTGTCCCTTACGGATCATACAAACATTGTCAATTTGGTTTAATATATAACATAAGATACAAAGTGCCTCCGTTAAAATGTCAGGCCATACACGCCTGATCATTCTTGGTTAGTTGTTAACGCTTTCTTAGAATTCCTCTGAAATATCCTCTGTGAGCTCAGTTACATTTGCCTGCGGATAGTCGGCTTTGAGTTCAATACCAATTTTAGCAACCCGCTACGAAAAGTCAGTTCTATCACACGACATCATGAAGCTCATGATGCATACCTTCATGATCAACTGCTCAGCTCCCTCTGACAACTCTAATCGTTTAGCCTTGATTTCAAGCTCCATTTCCCCATAAGACTCATTAGACATGTTGAGAGTGGACAGGCCCCCAACCCAGTCGATGGCAGGAACTATGAGCTTATCCGATAGCTCATTGTATAGTTCTGTTGCCCTGGATGCGATAGAAAGTCTCTCCTTCATGAGGGAAACATCGCGAAGATAGTCCTGAGAGAGTAAGTAAAGCAAGCGACTTCTTCATAGGTTAACGCTTACGTTCTTTAGCTGCGGGTCGTCGTTCATGTCATCAATGTCTTGCGCAGTAAGATCTTTTATCAAGACACGgtcatcgccatctttgaCTGTCGCCACGATGTCCTGTATGCCGATCAAAAAATCCATAAATCTTACGATCTCTCTTTGCAGATCACCGAGGTCCTCTACAGTATCCTTCAAAATCTTTATCATTTCTTCCTAACAGGGAAATTAATTACGACTTTAAATAGCTGATTAGAACACAACTTACCAGAGACTCGTTCTCACTCCGGTTCTCGCACAGTGCTGTGTTGAGAACACTAATTTGTTGCTCCAGTTTTCTGGTATTCGATCCTAACCACCACTGTGAGGCCAGTCGCACAATAGGCCCCAAAGAAGGTTCCAAGATTTTGGACGCCATGATTGTCGCAAGAATAACGGGACTGACTTGCCCAGAAACTATAGTTACGGTCAGATATCAAGCACATAGTTCCGATGTGTTTTGAATATTCACCATTGGCTCCCCAGGGTTCTTCAAAAGAACTCTGAAGTGCTTCTCTAGATTCCATTAGGGTTACAAGACCTATTTCGAGACTTCCTAGTTCCCTTTCCAAGATATTGATGTTGCTTTCTGTTTCTTGCTGAAGATTTCGGTTTTGGCCGAGTTCGAGTCAGTTGCCCCCTGAGGGATCTCGTACGCGGGGCAGATACTCACCAGTCTTCTTTTGTAGACAGTCTAATAagttgtttgttgtttgcATCCATTTCGAGAAATCATCCTTCACAGTAGAGATTTCGGAGACAGATTGGCCTATTTTGGATAGGCCCGACTTCATATGAGACTGTAAACGCAAGTCTCTCATTCGGCAAGGTTTTATATTGATATGTTTCGTTACTGAATCAAGCTGATAAAATCATCGTGAGTGCCAGTTGCAGAATAAGACTCAGGATAGAATCACTCACAGTGCCATCAGGCTTCCACATGTCGTTGGTAAGGCGACCTACTGCCTTCATGCGTGTTGCAGTTGATCTGAATGTTGACTCGCCCATACGACAAAAACGCCCCATCACAACCAGAAGTGGTTCGTGCCTGTTGATTTGTTAATAATATCATGTAAGGCGAGGAGATCGCAGTAAGTACTCGGATCCATTGGGTGACACCTCAAGACCTTCCATCAAGGCTTTAGATAAAAGAAGCTTACACTTGGCCATGAGTGTAATGCATTGAGGTGCTTGTTGTATCTGCTTCCCCCAGAGTTCAGGTTTGGCCTGATTGTGGATGTCATCATGGGAAGATTGAATTTCAAGTCCACTCATGCTTCAGAATATAGCAGTGAAGGATATGTTGAGATTGTGAAGAATAGGCAATATTGTGAGGGTAACCCAGATGAATATATAGTTCGAGAAGGTCATGGACAGAGACCGGATTAGCTAATATTCAAATCCGGTGCTGTATATGTCACTGTAATGCATACATGAAGGGCCAGTGGCAAAGTCGGGGCCCCAGAATAAGCATGTTTCTTCGTCAGTACGAGAAAGGTATTGGAGGCTCAAAGGTAGATTGACCCACCCAGTGAATGGCTATGCTAGCGCTGTCTATGGTGGCTGCTTACGTCGCCAATCGCTTTTGTTGCACTGCTTATCACAACGCAATGCGACTTGAAGTGGCCTATCAGCAAGTAATAGCCAGTGCCACTAAATGCATGGAAATATAGACAGACCAATAGGTGTGAGAGTTCAGATACAAATGACTCTGCTGGACAACAAATGGGCAGCAGTGCATAGTGCAAGGTAATTTAAGCAGGCCAATAATGATTTACCTGGTTTTCAGCGCATAAATTTTCCATATCTTTGAGGCTCCTTGTTAGTCTTTGATCTTCGATCTTCCCCCCTCACCTCAGATGAGTAGAAGTTCTATGAAGCACCCGTTCAGCGTTCCATCATGGATTCAGCAAGCGCAACAGCATTAATCGAAAATAGAGAGTCAAAGCAGACTACTCAAGGCCCGAGTTCTGAAGAgtgggaagagaagagggacgACATCTATAAGATCTACATCACCCAAGGGCAGCCTTTGAAAGCCCTCATATGTGAGATGAAGACTCGCTTTGGATTTGATGCAACGTCAGTATCATGACCAAGAATTACGAAGGTCTATAACTAAATCAACCCAGGCCGAAAATGTACACCACTCATTTCAAGAAGTGGGGTTCGAACTTCAACAAGAATAAGAGGGAGAACGATGCGAAAATGGCTCATTCAACAGTCAATGCTCCCCGAACGCGACCCAGGCGCCTTGTGGACGACATTCCCTCGCGATCTAGCTTGCCTTTACTTCGGCCGCATCCATCTACGGATGCACATTTATCCGATGGAGTCACCAAGCAACGAGCCATCATGCGCTTTTCAGAGGTCTTTGTATACGGCTTGTTTGATACCTTTAACTTCTCCTCAAACTTGTTCGATATCATTGTCCCTTTGGGAGTCCCTGATCACTCGCCAGTATGGCAGCAAATAAGCGATGAGTGCTTTGGAGTCACTACTTTCTTAGAGGATGGGGAATATGAAGAGAGTCGGCAGACCTTCAACATCTTATGTGAAAGATTGAAGAATGTGGTTGGAAGCAATGATTGTGGAATGATCATAGTATTATGGCCAATTTGTATCAGACTCCACCAGACTGGACAGCTTCATAATAACTTTGCCCTCCTTGAGTACCTCTTGGACCTCCTTCGATTCCTGGCACATCAACACTATCCCAGTGGGCATCCAATTCCAAACTTACTGAAAGTCCTACGCCAGACACCGACCGAAGAACGCTTGGAGATCCTGCGAGTTGGGTACCTAGGAACAATTCGCTCTCTCGAACGCCGCGTTGGGTTCGGCAATGCCGTCGTGCTTTCAATGTGGTCTAAGTATCTCAAAAGATTCGACGGCCAAGAGTTGCATGCAAGTGCACTCACTTCTCGTTATGAGAATGTACTACAAGAGGCCGAGAACTCTTTCACAAAGACAGGGATCAGAACGATTGAGATTCTTCATGGTAGCATCTACGCCGCATACTATAATGCTAATAACCAAATTTTGACCTGGGATCTTGCCTCTGAAATGGTCGAACGAGCAGAGTTAGTTGGGATTGACCAACCGCAGTGGTGCTTAGCTACTCAAGGCTATGCAATGGCTgcaaagcttttatataccGTGTCGGAGCAGACTGGTCATGGCAATGAAGGAGAAACGATTTTGTGGGATGCCATAACCAGGCTTGCTTCTGGAGACAGAGAGTGCCAAACAAGAGCCATCATGTTGGCAAAAATGTGAGGGCGAACAGAGTTACATCAAATTCGAAGCATATACCTAGGCGGGAAGCAAGAACGTATTTAggataaaatttaaaaaaaaaaaaaaaaaaagtcacAAAAAGAATGACCTGCGTATCGCAGGTGGCTGGATCTCTCCCGCCGGGAATTGAACCCGGGTCTCAagcgtgacaagcttgcatacTGACCACTATACTACGGAAGATAACAGGCTAGAGCCTGCTGTAGTGGGTTGTGGTGGAGATTGGCATCACGGGGTATATAAAGACAAGCCAGTCTCACGCTAAGCTCCAGTCGATAGTACTCTGAATAAGCTCAACCTACACCAGATGAAACGTCTCAACTGCTATCTCGCCATCCTCACCTTTCCTCTTAATATACATATCCGTAATTCCATAACCTATGCAAGGTCCAACGTATTCATGATCATCTCCACGCTTCCGCAAcagaacaagatcctcatACCCATCCACAATACAAATGACATCTCCGACCTCACAGTTCTGTGGCCCCATTCCCAGATATCCGGCGTCAGTCTCAAACAATCGAGTATGATAGTTTCGCTTCATCATAAACACCTGTTGGGCATCGACGTCAAACATCCTAGCCTTTAGTTCATCAGGCCCGCCCAACAATGGCGAAATACACCCCATCATTTCAGGGTTGTTTCCCCCATCTTGAATTATCATTACAGACAGGCCGTCAGCTTCAGGTGTCTGGAAGTATTTTGCAACACCTCGTGGTTGATCGCTCTCTGGAATTTGGAGGTCTAGTCGCGTCGTGAAGTTGAGCAATAGCAACATGCTCGGTGTATCCAGTGCCAGTTTCTGCATCCTCGCAACAACTAAGAAAAGTGCCCAAATTGAAGGAATCTTGGTTGGATATAATGGTATACGACTGATGTAGTCTTGTATCCAATCGGCGAGACTACCTCCCTTCTGCAGATTTTGGATCTCTGGGTTTCCTCCAACCCTCTTCAACGTCTGCAATTTCACGCCAGATAAATGTAATTTGGCATCCGAGATAGTTGGCCGTGGAATGCCAGGGAAGATGCGAACAAGGTTGAACTCTCCATCAAATATGAGGGTCGGGTTATCAGTTGCTCGTGAAGGAAATTGCGGAGCCCATGATGGCAACCCAAGAGGATCCTTGAATACACCAGAGCCAGCATCTCGTAGAAATTGCAATGCTCTCTTGTCGCTGTTCCCGACTACGTCGAGTACTGCCTTGCAGTAGTCCACGTACACATCTCTGACGCTCTTGGTGTAGTCTGGTCTGAGGGGCAATGAACTGAGACCCAGCAGGCCATAGATGTGATCTTTCGGATCCGTAGCTTCAAGCGTGCCACCAAATACCGAAAGTTGAACCGCCGTACGCTGTCTCTCTTCTTGGCTCTCTGTAAGTATTTCCTTATACATCGTCTTGGCGATATCGAATCGGAGAATGTTTCGTAGCTGGATGAAACCGGTACCCTTTGGTGGACAAAACTTCATCCAGATATGGCTTGGGACAAAGTTGGGTTTCGTAGCTTGTTTCTCATTCAGCTTGATGGAAAGGATCTCGAACAGGTGGCACACGTTCATGAGAGAGCTGTACTCGATACAGACTCGTGGAGCAATGTAGAACAATGTTGAGGCTAGGACATTTTCCTGCAAGATCCAGACGCGTCGCCAGTATGGTAGTAACGCAAGGTCATCTAGTGATGACCAGAACTCGTCGCATTCAGGTTCATTTGTAAGACCACAAGATCTTAGCCACTCCAGATCCATCAGCTTATCAACATCCCACTTTGCTGCCCTGAAGGCTTTGCTCAACACCATAATGGTTGTGACAGCTCTCAAGACCTTATTACTTTCATCAGAGCCTAGCCATCCGAGTACAAGATCAGCTGATGAGTAGATGTCGCGCATGAGCTTGACTTGCTCAGTTCGTTCTGCAGCGTCGGCTTGGTTGATACAAACAGCGTCGACCCAGATTCTGAACTTGGATTGATCTCTTTCGGGAAATTCATACCTCCAATAGCCTCGAACTTCCTTCAAGGCGCGGGCGAGACTTTTTGAAACGGGAACTTCAACgccgttgatgttgatgttgacccTGTCAGCTGCGCTGCCCCATACATATGACAGCGCTGCAAAATGAAGCTGTTTGCTGAAAGTGACGGTGTGTAATTTACAAGAGACGACATCTTTGTCCTCAACTATCTCCAGTAGCCTTATCTCGGGTTTTGAGGTGTCGAGCGGGGTTTGATACAGGTCTCGAGTGGACATATTGGCGAAGATGGATCAAGAAGCACTAGGAAGCAAGACCAGTATTAAAGAACTATACGATGAGTTGGTGCTCGCTAAATTGTTTTACGCGATAcgaaaggaagagaggagcCTTGCGGGAAATCTTCGAATACAATGGGCTGTAGTGAGGCCGTGAATACGCCTGACAGAATGCCTTCTGGCGCTTAGCACTATTAGGTGTACCCTACGACCAATGAAACGACCTTGAAAATTTGGGAGCTGCGTGATGGTCAATCGGAAGGCATTTTCTGAGACATTCTTCAGAAATTATTTATTGAGAAAAGATCGCACATGGGTGCGCCAAAAATGAGTAGAGTCAATTTCGCCTTACAGGGTATCCTTTTTCCACTTTTCCAAACAGTAAACCGTAATCTAAGAGCTATGAAAGTCGGGCAAAGCACTAAACAACGAATAATCATAACAAACAGGATCCAGAAACAAAGGATCAAACCTTGGTAATCCCGAATCAGCGTTCCCTCGCGCCGGCGACACTAATGTTAGATCTCCTCCCTGATCAGATGTTGTAGgcattgaagaagatgagttgGGTATTGTCTGCGACAAAGGCAGTGCATTCATCCTATCCATGGCGTCGGCAATGAGTTCTGAAGCGCAGCAGCGAAGACGGTCGTATTCTGCTTCTGCCATGCGCCACATGCGCCGGGCGCTCTTGAGGCATCCGAGAACGAGGGTGACGCGATTGTAGTGGTGCTCAAAGCATTCGTCGGGATGGCCTTGAGAGGTTGCGATTTGGATGAAGCCGCATAGTGCCAGCGCTGGAATGACGAAAGGCGTATGTTTTGGGACATTAGGGCAGAGCGATATACAATCTGATATCCTTCTCGAAGCGTCGGTTGCTTTGATACCTTGGATAAGACTCGTTGACGATGAAAGAGGATGGTTCTGGCCAAAAGGTAGGAAGGGGTCCTTGATGTCTGCTAGTAGTGGGTACAAGTTGCTGCGCGGGAGATGTAATAGCATGCTGGCCAAGGCGATGATCATATGTGCCTggaacatcatctcatcgatgTTTCCATACGAGTCGACGATCTCCAGCTTTCCAGAGGGCAGGTGGTTTGACCAGCTCAAAAGAGCATTTTCGATGGACTGTGTATGGTCGTGACTTGTGTTCTTCAACTGATTTAGAAGCAAGACACGTCCTAGAATCGTCGCAGCTTCAATGCGATAACTGAACGATGAGAAGGCAACGTCGCCGGTCGAGAGTACCCGCCTCTTGAACTCAAGAACGTGGTGTGACGGAGGAATATCCAATCGGCCATTATAAAATGCTTCTTCGCACGGCAAAAGAACCTTGGGCGGCGTACTACTGCATCGGAGGATCATTGTCTTGGGAGGTATAGCCATGGAGATGTCGGTAACGTAAATCTCCCACCAAGTTCTCCTGAGACTTTCGGCCTCAATCGGATTATCGAGTTGTCTCGATGACGCAAAGTCTTCGAGATGCATGCCCAAGTCCATGGCCATTTGTGTACATTGTCCAAACGTTCTGTTCGCGGTGTCGAGATCGCGGCTAAAGAACAATAGGATAGAGTAGATCAAAAGCGACTGAACCATGTAAGTAGAGGTTTCGATGGCGGACATCATATCAGTCGCGACTTCAGCGCGTAGTTGCGCGTCTGGGCCAGATGAAGCATAATGAGAACCAGCAAACTCAACCATGCGCCGCAAATACGGGGGATAATTCCGCGACGTGAACACCGAACTTGGAACGAGGAATGGATGGGCATTGTGAAAGTTCTCGTAGTATAGTCGAAGGAGACGGTCTCCATCTGAACAAGGCTGCACAGGAGTGTTGAGACTTCCCAAGCTATTGCTGCCAAAGGTTTGTGCAATAATGTTAGGGTCAAGATGGGTTAGATATGACATGACATTGTCATTTTGgggttgaggttgttgagcaGGGGTTTGGTCGTCGCTAATCCGTCGTTGGGTTTGTACACTTTCGTCCTGGGGTGATTGACGGGTATGCCGGGTGACACTTCCAACCAAGTCATTGCTGGTAGCTGTATTCTGGCTTATTCCAGATGGCGGTAATTCCTGGGAAGACGATGTTGGTGTAATAGGTAAGCTGATAGGATTCACAGTTACGCAATCCACATATGAAGATTGCTGATCGCCTTGGGAAGCCTGCATCACGGGCTGTCTATTCCTCTGCTGAAGTTCCTCAGCTGGCGATCGATGCTTCTTGCGACGTCCACCCCGTCGCGATGGTTCATAGTAGCATACTTGCTCCGCCTCTTTGCAACGCGAACACGAGGGTTTCCCCGCATCGCACTTGAGGTGCTGCTTTCTGCAGACGACGCAGGCGAGACTTGCTATGCCGGTTGATTTGACTGATCCGTTCGTTGAGACTGTCATGATAATCTGTGGTGAGTCGGTAAGGATGGGATATCAGAAGGAGGTGGATTCGGGTGAGTCGGCGATTGAAAGATATGCAGGGTTTGATCAGGACAGATTGCGCAACCACGGCGTGAGCCTCAGGTAGGATCGATAGATTACCCCAAGCATATGATCTTGTCTTCAGCGGTCAGAATAAGATTAGATAGTGAAATAATTGAATGAGTGAATGTGCATATGTATCATGCTATCTCAATGGCAGAAGCAAACACGAAGTTGAGGAATGTTGAGTGGAGACAGGATGATCTGACTCGTATTTGTGAGTGGTCAATGCTCTGATAAGCTGACACCTGGCCACCTTTTGGCCAGTCGATAACAACCGATAAGCCGAAGATATCCACATGATCTACAATCTCAAAGCCGAGAATCCCATTGTTGATTGTTCACTTTCCCATTCATCATTCTGCATTGTTCTCATACACAAGTCAAAATGAACGGATGTTTGAACTCTTGACTATTACATCTGTAACGAACATAGTACATTCCTTTtgttgcttctcaaggtgGCTTGGCTCAACTTGCGGTTAGAATGTTTCTATTTTGGTGCAGGGTCTTCAATCGCCGAACAAGACCCAGGCGGACATTGCCGTTATCTGAACTCTTGGCTGCCGACCAATCAAGGCAGCGCTTGAAACCCCGAAGGTACTTGCAAACAATGGACACGGATTGACGGCTCGGCGATTGAAGATGCGGCTCTATTATAGATAGCACCTTGATAACATTGTTCAGACTGAACTGTAATTAAGCAATTCACAACAATCAGGTACACTTCTGCACCTCAAGGCCCAACATTATTATCCGGTC of Fusarium musae strain F31 chromosome 5, whole genome shotgun sequence contains these proteins:
- a CDS encoding hypothetical protein (EggNog:ENOG41) — its product is MASKILEPSLGPIVRLASQWWLGSNTRKLEQQISVLNTALCENRSENESLEEMIKILKDTVEDLGDLQREIVRFMDFLIGIQDIVATVKDGDDRVLIKDLTAQDIDDMNDDPQLKNDYLRDVSLMKERLSIASRATELYNELSDKLIVPAIDWVGGLSTLNMSNESYGEMELEIKAKRLELSEGAEQLIMKRVAKIGIELKADYPQANVTELTEDISEEF
- a CDS encoding hypothetical protein (EggNog:ENOG41), giving the protein MSTRDLYQTPLDTSKPEIRLLEIVEDKDVVSCKLHTVTFSKQLHFAALSYVWGSAADRVNININGVEVPVSKSLARALKEVRGYWRYEFPERDQSKFRIWVDAVCINQADAAERTEQVKLMRDIYSSADLVLGWLGSDESNKVLRAVTTIMVLSKAFRAAKWDVDKLMDLEWLRSCGLTNEPECDEFWSSLDDLALLPYWRRVWILQENVLASTLFYIAPRVCIEYSSLMNVCHLFEILSIKLNEKQATKPNFVPSHIWMKFCPPKGTGFIQLRNILRFDIAKTMYKEILTESQEERQRTAVQLSVFGGTLEATDPKDHIYGLLGLSSLPLRPDYTKSVRDVYVDYCKAVLDVVGNSDKRALQFLRDAGSGVFKDPLGLPSWAPQFPSRATDNPTLIFDGEFNLVRIFPGIPRPTISDAKLHLSGVKLQTLKRVGGNPEIQNLQKGGSLADWIQDYISRIPLYPTKIPSIWALFLVVARMQKLALDTPSMLLLLNFTTRLDLQIPESDQPRGVAKYFQTPEADGLSVMIIQDGGNNPEMMGCISPLLGGPDELKARMFDVDAQQVFMMKRNYHTRLFETDAGYLGMGPQNCEVGDVICIVDGYEDLVLLRKRGDDHEYVGPCIGYGITDMYIKRKGEDGEIAVETFHLV
- a CDS encoding hypothetical protein (EggNog:ENOG41) — its product is MTVSTNGSVKSTGIASLACVVCRKQHLKCDAGKPSCSRCKEAEQVCYYEPSRRGGRRKKHRSPAEELQQRNRQPVMQASQGDQQSSYVDCVTVNPISLPITPTSSSQELPPSGISQNTATSNDLVGSVTRHTRQSPQDESVQTQRRISDDQTPAQQPQPQNDNVMSYLTHLDPNIIAQTFGSNSLGSLNTPVQPCSDGDRLLRLYYENFHNAHPFLVPSSVFTSRNYPPYLRRMVEFAGSHYASSGPDAQLRAEVATDMMSAIETSTYMVQSLLIYSILLFFSRDLDTANRTFGQCTQMAMDLGMHLEDFASSRQLDNPIEAESLRRTWWEIYVTDISMAIPPKTMILRCSSTPPKVLLPCEEAFYNGRLDIPPSHHVLEFKRRVLSTGDVAFSSFSYRIEAATILGRVLLLNQLKNTSHDHTQSIENALLSWSNHLPSGKLEIVDSYGNIDEMMFQAHMIIALASMLLHLPRSNLYPLLADIKDPFLPFGQNHPLSSSTSLIQGIKATDASRRISDCISLCPNVPKHTPFVIPALALCGFIQIATSQGHPDECFEHHYNRVTLVLGCLKSARRMWRMAEAEYDRLRCCASELIADAMDRMNALPLSQTIPNSSSSMPTTSDQGGDLTLVSPARGNADSGLPRFDPLFLDPVCYDYSLFSALPDFHSS